One genomic region from Methanobrevibacter woesei encodes:
- a CDS encoding glycosyltransferase — protein sequence MKTAVLIPCYNEELTIKKVVTDFKRELPHADIYVYDNNSTDNSYKIAKESGAIVKKEYRQGKGNVVRSMFRDIDADCYIMVDGDDTYGVEAASEIEKLVLSGKADMVIGNRLSGKYFEENKRRFHNTGNKLVRKAINILFKSNLGDIMTGMRGFSYRFAKSYPISSQEFEIETEMTIFSLNNNFLIEEVQVEYRDRIEGSESKLNTYRDGFKVLSLILSLFRDTRPLFFFSLATLVLLLIAAIYFLPIFVNYLSTGYVEKIPTLIMASTVVIIAVVIFFSGVVLHVLKKQHQQRFEQFLNMVEMKKRELENHR from the coding sequence ATGAAAACTGCTGTCCTTATACCCTGTTATAATGAAGAATTAACAATTAAAAAAGTTGTTACAGATTTTAAGAGAGAATTACCTCATGCAGATATCTATGTCTATGATAATAATTCCACTGATAATTCCTATAAAATAGCCAAAGAATCTGGAGCTATTGTAAAAAAAGAGTATAGGCAAGGTAAAGGAAATGTAGTCAGATCAATGTTTCGTGATATTGATGCTGATTGTTATATTATGGTAGATGGTGATGATACATATGGTGTTGAAGCAGCATCTGAAATTGAAAAACTTGTTCTTTCAGGCAAGGCAGACATGGTAATTGGTAATAGATTGTCTGGAAAATATTTTGAAGAAAATAAACGTCGTTTTCACAACACTGGTAATAAATTAGTTCGTAAGGCTATCAACATTTTATTTAAGAGTAATCTTGGAGATATAATGACTGGAATGCGTGGTTTCAGTTATCGTTTTGCTAAATCATATCCAATTTCATCTCAGGAATTTGAAATAGAAACTGAAATGACTATTTTTTCTCTTAATAATAATTTTTTAATAGAAGAAGTTCAGGTAGAGTATAGAGACAGGATTGAAGGAAGTGAATCTAAATTAAACACCTATCGTGATGGTTTTAAGGTGTTATCTCTTATTCTTTCATTATTTAGGGATACACGTCCATTGTTTTTCTTTTCATTAGCTACTCTTGTTCTTTTGTTAATTGCAGCTATTTATTTCCTACCTATTTTTGTTAATTATTTAAGTACAGGTTATGTAGAAAAGATACCAACATTAATTATGGCTTCAACTGTTGTGATTATAGCTGTTGTAATCTTTTTTTCAGGAGTTGTTTTACATGTTCTTAAAAAACAACATCAGCAAAGATTTGAACAGTTTTTAAACATGGTTGAAATGAAAAAAAGAGAATTAGAGAATCATAGATAA
- a CDS encoding GtrA family protein, producing the protein MDYSKSEIIELLFKRKTDNIYLQMFRYCFVGGISFLIDFFIYIGLIEIFNVNYLISAAIAFAISVMANYYLSTSWVFNQSNIENRVIEFNLFILISIMGLVFTEILLFIFIDWLSIGYIISKIIASLLVMLWNFSARRVMFYGT; encoded by the coding sequence TTGGATTATAGTAAAAGTGAAATAATAGAACTTCTATTTAAAAGAAAAACAGACAATATTTATCTTCAAATGTTTAGATATTGTTTTGTTGGTGGAATCTCTTTTTTAATAGATTTTTTTATTTATATTGGCTTAATTGAAATTTTTAATGTAAATTATTTAATATCAGCGGCAATTGCATTTGCTATTTCAGTTATGGCAAACTACTATTTAAGTACATCCTGGGTTTTCAATCAATCCAACATTGAGAATAGAGTTATTGAATTCAACCTATTTATTTTAATAAGTATAATGGGTCTTGTTTTTACTGAAATTCTTTTATTTATATTCATAGATTGGTTATCAATAGGATATATAATCTCCAAAATTATAGCCTCACTATTAGTTATGCTCTGGAATTTCAGTGCTAGAAGAGTTATGTTTTATGGAACTTAA
- the purE gene encoding 5-(carboxyamino)imidazole ribonucleotide mutase codes for MVPKVMIILGSGSDIDIAKKSIDILEKLEIPYSLKVASAHRTHSLVKALVKEATEAGVEVFIGIAGLAAHLPGIISAYTHRPVIGVPVKGAVGGIDALYASVQVPYPTPVATVGINRGDNAAILAAQFIAIHDPKAAVKISELRNEYATKVIDSNYTVIDEIEGNYIDKDFLDIKSLKIEEKEIETCRKYNYDAKVAVLAGNYSDIVIAKKVAIILDRLKIEHDMQVLCPIRHPEAFENYVKGMKNVDVFIGISSNSSIITGGLCGLTEKPVIGVPCGEKLGIDSLLSMVNMPPGVPVATVGVNNGRNAAILAGEILAVDNPDKKVILEKTKNKKMSI; via the coding sequence ATGGTTCCAAAAGTAATGATTATTCTTGGTAGTGGCTCTGATATTGACATAGCTAAAAAAAGTATTGATATTTTAGAGAAACTCGAAATTCCATATAGTTTAAAGGTTGCTTCTGCTCATAGAACACATAGTTTAGTCAAAGCACTTGTAAAAGAGGCTACTGAAGCTGGAGTTGAAGTGTTTATTGGTATTGCAGGTTTAGCAGCTCATCTTCCAGGCATAATCTCTGCTTATACTCATAGACCAGTTATTGGAGTTCCAGTTAAAGGGGCTGTTGGAGGAATAGATGCTCTTTATGCATCAGTTCAAGTTCCTTATCCAACCCCAGTAGCTACTGTTGGAATAAACAGAGGAGATAATGCAGCTATTTTAGCAGCACAATTTATTGCTATCCATGATCCTAAAGCAGCTGTTAAAATTTCTGAACTTAGAAATGAATATGCAACCAAAGTAATTGACAGCAATTATACTGTTATTGATGAAATTGAAGGAAACTATATTGATAAAGATTTCTTAGACATTAAAAGCCTTAAAATTGAAGAAAAAGAAATTGAAACTTGCCGTAAATACAATTACGATGCTAAAGTTGCAGTTTTAGCAGGTAATTATAGCGACATAGTAATAGCTAAAAAAGTTGCAATTATATTAGATAGGCTTAAAATAGAACATGATATGCAAGTATTATGTCCAATCAGACATCCTGAAGCCTTTGAAAATTATGTAAAAGGAATGAAAAATGTAGATGTTTTCATTGGAATTAGCTCAAACTCTTCAATAATCACAGGAGGTCTCTGTGGACTTACAGAAAAACCAGTTATTGGAGTTCCATGTGGAGAAAAATTAGGAATTGACTCATTATTATCAATGGTAAATATGCCACCAGGAGTTCCTGTTGCTACTGTTGGTGTAAATAACGGTAGAAATGCAGCAATACTCGCAGGAGAAATATTGGCTGTGGATAATCCTGATAAAAAAGTAATCTTA